The nucleotide window GCTTTGACGAGCTTTTTCGCGGCAAAGGGGCGGACGAGGCCGGCCATGTCTTTGATGCAGAGCATGTGTGCACCCATCTTTTCGAGCTCCTTGGCGAGGCGGACGTAGTATTGGATGTCGTACTTGTCGCGCTTCGGATCAAGGATGTCGCCGGTGTAGCAGAGCGTGCCTTCGCAGATGCTGGTGGTGTCTTCACGCACGGCCTGCATGGCGGCGGTGAGGTTTGGCAGGTAATTCAGCGAGTCAAAGATGCGGAAGATGTCCATGCCGTTCTCGGCGGCATGTTTGATGAAGCCTTTGACGACGTTGTCGGGGTAGTTCGTGTAGCCGACGGCATTGGAGCCACGGAAGAGCATCTGGAGCAGGATATTCGGCACCTTCGCACGGATCTGGCGTAGGCGCTCCCAGGGATCTTCGCGGAGGAAACGCATGCTGACATCGAAGGTGGCACCACCCCACATTTCGAGGCTGAAAAGGTTCGGCGTGCGGCGAGCGACTGCATCCGCCACGGCGAGCATGTCAAAGCTGCGCATGCGGGTGGCGAGCAGCGACTGATGCGCATCACGCATGGTGGTGTCGGTGATGAGCAGGCGCTTTTGCTTGGCGACCCAGTCTTTGCAGAACTTCTCCGGGCCCATCTCGGTGAGTAGGTCTTTGGTGCCTTTGGCCGGTGCGACGCGGTGGTCACTTTTCGGAATGGGCGGAGCGATGGAGACGGCGTCGAGTTTGTGGCCTTTGGAGAATGGATTGCCATTCACAATGACGTCCGCGAGGTAGTTCAGCAGCTTCGTAGCGCGGTCTTTGCGTGCGACGAACTTCAGTAGTTCGGGGTTGTTATCAATGAACCGCGTGGTGGCCTGTCCAGCGCGGAATTCAGGGTGATGCACCACGTTCATGATGAACGGGATGTTCGTCTTCACACCACGGATGCGGAACTCACGCAGGCCGCGGTCCATGCGGTCGAGCGCCTGCTCATAGGTGCGGGCAAAGACGGTCATCTTCACGAGCATCGAGTCATAGTAAGGCGTGATGACTGCATTCGTGGCTCCGAGAGCTCCATCGAGACGGATGCCGAAGCCACCTGCGCTGCGGTAGGTCAAAATTTTGCCAAAGTCGGGTGTGAAGCCGTTTTCGGGGTCTTCGGTGGTGATTCGGCACTGCACGGCGAATCCGCTCTTCTCGATCTTGTCCTGCACGGGCAGTGCGAGAGGCTCGTCATGCATTTTGTGTCCCTGAGCGATCAAGATCTGGCTGCGCACGATGTCGATGCTGGTGATCTCCTCTGTCACGGTGTGCTCCACCTGAATGCGGGGGTTCATCTCGATGAAGAACCACTCGCCGGTCTCGTGATCGACGAGGAACTCGACGGTGCCGGCGTGTGTGTAGTTCACTTCGCGGGCCAAATTGACCGCCGCATCGCATAGCCTGTCGATGATCTCTTGTTTCACGCCATAGCTCGGCGCCTGCTCGATCACTTTTTGATGGCGGCGCTGCACGGAGCAATCACGCTCGTGCAAATGGAGCACGGTGCCGTGTTTATCGGCCAGGATCTGCACTTCGATGTGCTTGGCCTTGCCGACGAATTTTTCCAAAAAGACGGCTCCATTGCCGAAAGCGCGTTCCGCCTCGGTTTGGGCCTCATCGAGCAGTTTTTCGAGATCTTTAGCATCACGCACGATGCGCATGCCGCGACCACCACCACCGAAGGCTGCCTTGATGATGAGCGGGAAGCCGATTTTTTTCGCCACAGCGATCGCCACTTTACGGTCACTCACGGGCTCGTCAGTGCCTTCGAGGATGGGCACATTCAATTTGCGGGCCACATTGCGGGCGGCCGTTTTGTCGCCCATCATGGTCAGAATCTTCGGATCTGGCCCGATGAAGATGATGCCAGCTTTTTCACATGCCTTTGAGAAGTCTGGATTCTCACTGAGGAAGCCGTAACCAGGGTGAATCGCGTCCACGCCCTTTTCTTTGGCCAATGCCACGATGCCTTCGTAGTCGAGGTATGCACCGAGTGCTCCTTTGTCTTTGTTCAATTCATAGGCCTCATCTGCTTTGAAGCGATGCGGACAAAAGCGGTCCTCCTGCGCATAGATGCCGACGGTGCGGATACCCAGCTCCGTAGCCGCCCGCATGACGCGAATGGCGATTTCAGAGCGGTTCGCGACCATCAGTTTTCGGATCGGGCGGATGGCGGGGCCGGAGATGCGAAAGGCGGTATCAGCGGGAGTCTTGGGCATGGTGTTTTAGGGGGCAAAAAGGGCGGCTATTCTCCCGTGATTTCCCCCCGTGGCAAGGAGGACGATGCAAAGACCTCTAAAGCGATGAAATAGTGCCTTTTTCAGGAGCTCAGGACCGCCGCCCGATGACCAGCGTGGAAATGAGCAGCCCCACCACGACTCCTGCGAGGGCGATGAGCCAGAAATTCCCCGTGGTATCACTGACCGGTGAGCGCACATTCATGCTGAATAGCCCCGTGAGCGCGGTGAGCGGCAAAAACAAGGCCGCAAGCACATTGAGCCGGTGCGCCGTGGCAGCCATGCGGCGGGCACTGGCGGCCTGCTCCTCCGCCTGCTTCACCTGGGTGAAGTCCAGACCGAACTGCGCATCCTGGAGCAGCAGCTCGGCATTCCGCTCGATGCCTGCGGCCTGGTCGCGTAGATTGATGATGTCGCGGTCACTTTTCACGAAATCCCGTGCCTGCTGAAGCGCCCGATGCAGTCCCCGCGAGCTGCGCAGCACCGGTGCGATGGCCTCCAGCACCCGGTGATACTCACCCGCTGACTGGGCGACGTGCTCCGCCTTGTCCAGCTCATCGAGTCGGGAGCTGAAGCCCTGAAGGTGGTTTTGCAGGCCCAGCAGGCCACCTGCATCGGGCGAGGATTTCCAGACACCATCAGGCTGCCGCCAAAACAGAGCGGGCTTCCGTGAGGCGTCATCTGGGCCAGGAATCTGGTGCAGGATGATGAGTAGGTGCTGCTCCTCCAGGATGGCACGCTGCATGCCGGGCTCGCGACCGACACGGTTGCGAATGGCTTCGGGGATGGTGGTCCAGAGTTTCGGCAGGAGGGAGATTTCGGGCTTCATGATCGGGAGAGCTCGGATGAGCACGGCCAAGAAGAGCAGGCGGCGGCCATGAAGGCCACGGGAAAGTTTCCTCCCGTTTCCACCTGAAGAGTGACCGGGATCAGCCTGAATCTCCTCCTTTTAGGACTGAGATGCCAGCTGGCCAATTTGACCACCGTTTCCAACAATATCCCTGCATGCCTAGTTGCAGTTTCCCCGGAAACGAGGCAGCACTCGCCGCACCCACCGAGACATCTTTTATGCGCTTATTTACGACACTCCCCTTCCTCGCCCTCCTCTGTGCTCCACTCGCTGCGGCGGAGTGGACGATCTCGACTTTCGCAGGCACCGGGGTGAAAGGCGGCACGGGCGATGGCGGCCCCGCCACCGCAGCCCAGATCGACAATCCCTTTGGCGTCGTGCGTGGGCCAGATGGAGCCATCTGGTTCTGCGAATACACGGGCCAGCGCATCCGCCGAGTCGCCCCAGATGGCACCATCAGCGCCATCGCAGGCACAGGAGCCAAAGGATACAGCGGCGATGGCGGCCCGGCTCTCCAGGCCACCTTCAATCTGCCGCATGAGCTGCGTTTTGATGCCGCAGGCGATCTCTACGTCGTCGATATGACCAACCACGCGGTGAGAAAGATCGACCTCAAGACCAAAACCATCTCGACCATCGCTGGCACCGGGCAGGCGGGTTACAGCGGCGATGGTGGCCCTGCCGCCAAGGCGCAGTTCAAGCAGCCTCACAGCATTCAGTTCGGCCCTGGTGGCGATTTGTTCGTCTGCGACATCGGCAACCACGCCATCCGCCGCATCGACATGAAAACGGGCCTCATCAGCACCTTTGCAGGCACAGGAAAAGCCGGCCAGACGCCTGATGGTGCCCCCATCGCCGGCACCCCGCTGAAAGGCCCACGATCCCTCGATTTCGACAAAAATGGCAATCTCTGGCTCGCCACCCGCGAGGGCAATCAGGTCTTCAAACTCGACCTAAAGGCGGGAACGATCCACCACATCGCAGGCACGGGCAAAAGCGGCTTCACCGGCCACGGTGGCCCTGCCAAAGAGGCCACTCTCAGTGGCCCCAAAGGCATCTCCATCGACTCCGCTGGCAATGTCTGGCTGGCTGACTGCGAAAGCCACAGCATCCGCATGATCGACATGGCTACGGGCAAAATCGAGCTCATCGCCGGACTGAATCAAAAAGGCGACGGCCCAGACGGCGACCCACTCGGATGCAAAATGGCCCGTCCACACGGAGTCTTCTGTGACGCCGACGGCACCGTCTTCATCGGTGACAGTGAAAGTCACCGCGTCCGCCTGCTCCGCAGGAAATGATGCGGAAGAAAACACAAAAAGTCACTCAGCCCATCTCCCCTACCCTCTCCATGCGTGCCCGTATCATCAAAGACTTCCGCTTCGAAGCGGCCCAGACCCTGCCGAATCTGCCCTGCGAACACAAATGCACCAAGATGCACGGCCACTCCTTCAAAGTGGAGATCGCGATCGAGGGTGAGGTCAATCCAGCCATCGGCTGGGTCTATGACCATGCAGAGATCAGCCGGGCGATGAAGCCGCTGCTCGACCTCCTCGATCACAGCTATCTCAATGAGATCGAGGGGCTGGAAAATCCCACGATCGAGTACATGGCGGCCTGGCTTTGGAAAAAGCTCGCTCCTCAGCTCCCAGGATTGTGCGAGATCGTGATCTACGAGACACCGAGTGCTCGCTGTGTCTTCCGGGGTGAGTTTTGAGCGAGAACCGCCGTTTCACCTTCTCAGAGCATCCACACACATCGCCCCGCTATGTCTGATGCAGCTCCTGTCCACATTCGTCTAGCTCTCGAAAAAGACCTCCCACTCCTGCGACAGATCACAGTGGACTCCTTTGGTGGCGTCTCGCTCGATCAGTTGTTGGAGCAAAAACTCGGCCGCTGGAGTGAGCGTGATTGGCGGGCTCGGAAGGCAGCGCATATCGACGATGACTTCACCGCACAGCCGGATGGCTGCTTCGTCGCGGAGCGTGATGGCGAGATCCTGGGCTACATCACTGTGCGGCTGGATACGCTGAACTCACGCGGCCGTATCCCGAACCTCGCCGTGGTGGAGGCCGCACGCGGGCTCGGTCTAGGCAGGCGACTCATCGTCTATGCTCTGGATTTCATGCGGGCTCGTGGGATGAAGCTGGCGCAGATCGAGACGATGGCCTCCAATGCCATCGGGCAGCATCTCTATCCGAGCTGCGGCTTTGAGGAGGTGACGCGGCAGGTGCATTATGCGATGCGGCTGTGAGCGAGGGCTTTTTTCCTGCTTCCATGCCTCACGGCTCCGGCTAACATCACGGAGCCCACTTTTTCTCTCATCCTTCCCATGCCTCCTGTCCGCAAAGCTGTCATTCCTGCCGCCGGTTACGGCACACGCTTCCTCCCCATCTCCAAAGCCGTGCCCAAGGAGATGCTACCCCTGGTAGATCGCCCTGTGATCCAGTATGTCGTGGAGGAGGCTGCCGCATCGGGCATCACCGACATCCTGATCGTCATCTCGCGGTCCAAGCGGGCCATCGAAGAGCACTTTCATCCCGCAACGGAGCTAGAGGCCGAATTGGCGATGAAGAACCGCGTCAGCGATCTCGAGGACCTGCACCGCCTGCAAAATCTGGCCCGCATCCACTACGTCTGGCAGCCGAAGATGGGTGGCCTGGGCGATGCCATCCTGTATGCACGCGATCACACGGGCAGTGAGCCCTTTGCCGTGCTGCTGGGCGATACGGTGGTGACTAGCGCTGGTGAAAAACCTGTCACCAGGCAGCTCGCGGATGTGGTGGAGCAGCACGGAGGCAGCGCTGTGGCGCTGCAACGCGTGGAGCCAGATAAAGTCAGCCGCTACGGCATCCTCGGTGGGCAAGAGATCGCGCCAGGGCTGGTGCGGGCAGATGTTTTCGTCGAAAAACCAAAGCCTGAGGATGCTCCATCGAATCTAGCCGTCAGCGCACGCTACGTGCTGAGTCCCCGCATTTACCAGCACCTGGAGACCACCGCTCCGAGCAAAGGCGGCGAGCTCCAGCTCACCGATGCGATGCGCAGCCTCATGCGTGAGGAGGCCCTGCACGGACTCGTCTATGACGGCAAACGCCACGACATCGGCAACAAGCTCGATTTCATCAAGGCGAACCTCCACTTCGGCCTCCAGCGTGATGACATCGCCCCAGCTCTGATGGACTACCTACGCACCCTGGTGAAATGACGATGGCCGCATGCCGATCCTCAATCCCCAACACAGCACCCTGGCGTGTGTGGCTACGGCATGCAGCATGCCTTTTGCTCCTCTGTGCCTGTGATGACCCGCAGCAGCGTGCGCTCAATGATGTCGCGAAACGTGGCTACAGCCTCAGTGTGGCAGAATTTCACCGCGCAGCGGAAAAGGGCGATGTGGGAGCACTCGAGTCGTTTTTAGCCGCCGGCACCGCGATCGACGTAGCAGACGCAGAGGGTGTCACGGCGCTCTCTTCAGCCATCGCGGCAAAGCAGGGCGCGGCGGCAGATTTTCTCATCGGCAAAGGCTGCCGCCTCACTGCAGCACCCGCTGCAGAGGCCTCCACACTGCTACTCGCCGCCAGCGCAGGTGACGCCGCACTAGTCACCAAATTACTGCCTGCACACCGCCCCGAGCAAGTCGTGGAGGCACTGCTGGCGGCGACACGGCAGGGCCACTTTGATGCCGTGACAACGCTCCTGCGTGATGCCAAGTCACAGCTACGTCCCCACACCGCCCCTACCCTGCTCCTCGCGGCTGAAAATGGCCACATCGACTGCATGGATGCCCTGCTCCAAGCTGGCGCAGATGCCGACATGCATGACAGCACCACAGGCATGACGCCGCTGCATCTCGCCGCGAAAAACGGCCACCTCGAAGCTGTGCGATTGCTCCTGCGCAATGGAGCAGACCTCTTCGCCCTCACCCAGGAGGGGAAAACCGTGTGGGAGACCGGTGCAGAGGCTCTACCGGCAGACATCGCTGCTCTCTTGGCAGAGGCAGACCAGGCTCTCGCTGCCGCACCACCGCCACCACGCATCACGGACGCCCAGATTCTGGGCACGCTCATCCTCACAGACACGCATCTCACCGAGCTGCCCTTCCGTTTCACCGACATGGATGGCCGTGCAGCGGTGCTCCAGATGAATGAGGGCGGCCCAGCGCTGCACGTCCGCCCCGGCGAGCAGATCGGCACCACGCCCTGGCAGCTCGTGGAGCTGCGCACCGCCAGCCCGGCACTGCCTGCCGCGCTCCAGCCCGCTCTTTTCATCAGTGACTCACGCGATGGCCGCCGCCACCTGCTCATCCGTGGCCGCGCTGCCTACGGCACACCACTGGCTGCCACCGTGCAGGTCACAGGCACGGAGACTTCTTATGAAGCACGGCCAGGAGATGTCTTTTCACTCCAAGGTGAAAAAGTGACCGTACAAAGCGTCACGCGTGACCATCTCGTGCTGGTGGACATTTACGGAGCCACCAAAGAGATCGCCTGGTAGGAACGTGGTCACTCACCGCCTTTCAGGTCATGAAAATGAGCCGAAATGCCCTGCATCTAGTGCCATTCATGTTTCGTTCTTAGATTCCTATGTTGTGCAAGACACTCTCCCGGCTCGGCCTCACCTTTTCAGCCCTTTTCATCCCTCACGCACTGCTCCAGGCAGACGCACTCACGCCGCTGAAGTACAATCACCCAGGCCTCGTCGTCGATCTAGGTGTGGGTTTGTGGGCATGGCCGCTGCCGATGGACTTTGATGGGGATGGAGACCTCGATCTCGTCGTGAACTGCCCGGACAAGCCCTACAACGGCATCTACTTCTTTGAAAACGCCACGGGTGACACCGCGAAGAACAAAATGCCCGTCTTCAAGCCCGCCAAACGCATCAGCAAAGGCGCTCAAAATGTCCAGGTCAGCTACATCGACGGCAAACCGGTCGTGCTGACTCCTGGATATGCGCATCCAGACTTCCTCAAATCCGGCATCGAAAAGCAAGTGAAGCTCGGGCCACCGACCAACATCCACATGAACAAAGTCCGCGCCAACATGTGGCGCAGCGCCGACTACGATGGAGATGGCAAAAACGATCTCCTCGTCGGTGTCGGCGACTGGACCGAGTACGGCTGGGACAATGCCTACACCACCGATGGACGCTGGATGAATGGCCCCCTGCGCGGCTATGTCTATCTCCTGGCCAATACCGGCACCAACGACAAGCCCGCGTATGACAAGCCAAAGAAGCTCATGGCCACCGATCGCCCCGTGGAGACGTATGAATGGCCATCACCGAATCTCGGCGACTTCGATGGCGATGGGGATCTCGATCTGCTCTGCGGCGAGTTCCTGGATGGTTTCACCTATTTCCAAAACACCGGCACTCGCACGAAGCCAAAGCTCGCGCTCGGTAAGCGCCTCCAGACTGCCTCTGGCGGGTATCTCACGATGGATCTCGAAATGATCACCCCCACCGCCATCGACTGGGATAAGGACGGCGATCTCGATCTCATCTGCGGTGATGAAGATGGCCGCGTGGCCTTCATCGAGCACACGGGCCAATATGCTGCCCAGGTGCCCATTTTCGCGGCACCACGCTATTTTCAGCAGGAGGCCGATCAGGTGAAATTCGGCGCTTTGGTCACGCCCGTGGGATTTGATTGGGATGGCGATTCGGACACGGATCTCATCTGTGGCAACACAGCGGGTTATGTCGCCTTCATCGAAAACCTGAGCGGAAAAGGCGTGGAGACGCCGAAATGGGCCGCGCCGGTGAAACTCACCGCTGGCGGAAAAATCATCCGCCCGATGGCTGGCCCGAATGGCAGCATCCAGGGCCCCTGTGAGGCCAAATGGGGCTACACCACACAAACAGTGGCCGACTGGGACCTAGACGGGCTGCCAGACCTTCTTTTGAACTCCATCCTGGGCAAAGTCGTGTGGTTCGAAAACATCGGCACACGCCAAAAACCGCAACTCGCCGCCGCACAGCCCATCCATGTCGAGTGGAACGGATCACAGCCCCGTCTGGCTTACGGTTGGCTGCGACCGGAGGGCAAATCCCTGCTCACTCAATGGCGCACCACACCCGTCGGAGTCGATTGGAACAAAGATGGCCTCACCGATCTCGTGATGCTCGATCAAGAGGGCTTCCTGGCCTTCTTTGAGCGTGCGAAGCAGGGCGACAAACTCGTCCTCAAGCATCCGCAGCGTGTCATCTGCGCTGCCGCAGATACAGCGAGGACAGGCATGCTCGATCGAGTGCTGAGCCACCTCAAAGTGAAGACGCCTGTCGCTATGTCGCCCGGCCAGCCGCTCCAGCTCAACTCCGGCATCGCAGGGAAAAGTGGCCGCCGGAAAATCTGCATCATGGACTGGGACCAAGACGGCCAGCTCGACATCTTGCTGAACTCCGCCAACGCCAACTTCCTCCGCCAGCAAAGCCAGCGCGATGGCAAATGGTTCTTCACCGACATGGGACTGCTCTCTGACGCCAATATCGAAGGCCATGACGTCAGCCCCACCACAGTCGATTTCAATGCCGATGGCATCCCCGATTTCCTCGGCGGAGCAGAAGACGGACACCTCTACTACATGCGTAATCCGCAGGCGAAATGATGCGGTCGCCCGTGAATCGACATCGCTAGCCTGGATTTCTCACACATTTTCAGGAACGAAGTGCTCAGTTCTCAGTGCTCAGTGGCAATCACCAGGAGCAAATCAACTGACCACTAAGCACTGAGCACTCCGACGAGGCGGACACGAAAACAGACTGAGGTGTTTTTTACCCAGAGTGTGAGGAATGCAGGCTAGGGCATTACTTTTTCCCTTTGCCCTTCTTTCCCTTACCGGCTTTTGGCTGCTGCTTGGGGATCACGCTCTCCCAGGGCTCGACATTGGCTCGTTTCGCGTAGGTGTCATACATGGCGATCATTTGCTTCACTCGCTCCGGCTCTGCGGCACTGAGATCATGCTGCTCGGAGCGGTCTTTGGCGATGTTGTAGAGTTCCCAGGGCTTGGCGTGTTCAGCGACGAGCTTCCAGTCGCCTTGGCGGACGGCGCGGTTCCCCTCGTGCTCCCAGTAGATGGCTTCGCGCTCGATTTTGCCGCTAGAGAAGAGTGGTGCGAGGCTGCGGCCCTCCATGGGCTTCACATTCGCAGGATAAGTCGTCTTGGAGAGATCGACAGCCGTGGCCATGAGGTCGATGAGGTGGCCAGGGGTATTTTCCAGCTCTCCATGCCGCTGTATACCTGCGGGCCAATGCGCGATGAGCGGTGTGCTGATGCCGCCTTCATGCACCCAGTGCTTATGCTTGCGGAAGGGCGTATTCGATACGGTAGCCCAGGCCTCGCCGTAGCCGATGTAGGTGTCACCAGCACCAGCCATGACGCCTTTCCCCTGCCGCATGGGGTAGCCGTCGCGGGTTTGTTTCGGGATCATATCGGGCTGGAGATACTCTTTACTCAAAGGCGGCAAAGTAGCTGCATCCGCACGCTGCGGGCCTTTCCCCACACGCCCCATGTTTTCTGCGCAGCCGCCATTGTCCTGCAAAAAGCAGATCAGCGTGTTGTCATACTGACCAGCATCTTTCAGCGCCTGCACGATGCGGCCGATGCCCTGATCCATGCTGTCCACCATGGCCGCAAAGACCTCCATATTGCGCTGATCCCACTCCCAGAACTCCTTCTCCCCCATCTGCGCTGGCAGCGGCCAGTTGGTGGTGCTGGAGGCATGGATGACGCCTTCTTGGAGCATGTTTTCGTAGCGTGCCTTTCTCACAGCCTCGTAGCCAGCGGCATAGCGCCCCTTGTATTTCGCGATGTCTTTTTCTTTCGCATGCATCGGCCAGTGAGCCGCTGTGTAGGCGATGTAGAGGAAGAAGGGCTTTGCCCGATCATGCTCGCGGATGAAGCGGCTGGCATGATCGCTGATGGCATCCGTGTAGTAGTAGTCGCTGGCCGGATACTCCGCATCGGTGAAGGGCGAGATGAAGCTGTTGTCGCGAGTGAGCGTGTTCGGGTCAAAAAAGCTGCCAGCACCGTGGATGGTGCCGTAGAAGCGGTCAAAGCCACGCTGGAGCGGCCAGTTGTGCTTTTCGGCTTCGTTTTGCGGTTTCGTGACATTGGTGACATGCCATTTGCCGACGGCGTAGCTCTTGTAACCAGCGGGCTTCAGCGCCTCAGCGATGGTGACGCATTTCCGGCTCAGATTACCGCGATAGCCCTCCATCTGCCGGTCCTCCATCATGTGGCCGATGCCCGCCTGATGCGGATATAGCCCGGTGAGTAAGGATGCACGCGTGGGGCAGCACCGCGCGGTGTTGTAGAATTGCGTGAAGCGCAGCCCGCCCTTCGCTAGCGCATCGAGATTCGGCGTGTCGATCTCGCCGCCATAGCAGCCGATGTCGGAAAAACCCATGTCATCCGCGAGGATATAAATGAGATTCGGCCGCTGCTCCGCAGCTGAAGACGCGTGAATCACCGAGCAAAGCGCCAGCGCCAGCACCGTGAAGCGCATGCGGCCATGATTGAGCAAACGACGTGTGGCAGTAGCGAATGAGGAAGGAAGGACAAGCAGTGGCTCCATAGAGCGGAGGGTAACGCAGCGAATGATTCCGGCTTTCGGAGCACTACGTCCGTGCACATGCCCGGAGATGGCCTGCATCATCCCGCGAGCGAGCAGGTGGATGCCTCCGTGACCTCTGGGAGACTTCGCAGAGCATCATCGCTGCGCAGGCGGAGCAAGGCAGATAAGGT belongs to Verrucomicrobiaceae bacterium and includes:
- a CDS encoding GNAT family N-acetyltransferase, with product MSDAAPVHIRLALEKDLPLLRQITVDSFGGVSLDQLLEQKLGRWSERDWRARKAAHIDDDFTAQPDGCFVAERDGEILGYITVRLDTLNSRGRIPNLAVVEAARGLGLGRRLIVYALDFMRARGMKLAQIETMASNAIGQHLYPSCGFEEVTRQVHYAMRL
- a CDS encoding VCBS repeat-containing protein, producing the protein MLCKTLSRLGLTFSALFIPHALLQADALTPLKYNHPGLVVDLGVGLWAWPLPMDFDGDGDLDLVVNCPDKPYNGIYFFENATGDTAKNKMPVFKPAKRISKGAQNVQVSYIDGKPVVLTPGYAHPDFLKSGIEKQVKLGPPTNIHMNKVRANMWRSADYDGDGKNDLLVGVGDWTEYGWDNAYTTDGRWMNGPLRGYVYLLANTGTNDKPAYDKPKKLMATDRPVETYEWPSPNLGDFDGDGDLDLLCGEFLDGFTYFQNTGTRTKPKLALGKRLQTASGGYLTMDLEMITPTAIDWDKDGDLDLICGDEDGRVAFIEHTGQYAAQVPIFAAPRYFQQEADQVKFGALVTPVGFDWDGDSDTDLICGNTAGYVAFIENLSGKGVETPKWAAPVKLTAGGKIIRPMAGPNGSIQGPCEAKWGYTTQTVADWDLDGLPDLLLNSILGKVVWFENIGTRQKPQLAAAQPIHVEWNGSQPRLAYGWLRPEGKSLLTQWRTTPVGVDWNKDGLTDLVMLDQEGFLAFFERAKQGDKLVLKHPQRVICAAADTARTGMLDRVLSHLKVKTPVAMSPGQPLQLNSGIAGKSGRRKICIMDWDQDGQLDILLNSANANFLRQQSQRDGKWFFTDMGLLSDANIEGHDVSPTTVDFNADGIPDFLGGAEDGHLYYMRNPQAK
- a CDS encoding UTP--glucose-1-phosphate uridylyltransferase, which codes for MPPVRKAVIPAAGYGTRFLPISKAVPKEMLPLVDRPVIQYVVEEAAASGITDILIVISRSKRAIEEHFHPATELEAELAMKNRVSDLEDLHRLQNLARIHYVWQPKMGGLGDAILYARDHTGSEPFAVLLGDTVVTSAGEKPVTRQLADVVEQHGGSAVALQRVEPDKVSRYGILGGQEIAPGLVRADVFVEKPKPEDAPSNLAVSARYVLSPRIYQHLETTAPSKGGELQLTDAMRSLMREEALHGLVYDGKRHDIGNKLDFIKANLHFGLQRDDIAPALMDYLRTLVK
- a CDS encoding ankyrin repeat domain-containing protein, which codes for MLLCACDDPQQRALNDVAKRGYSLSVAEFHRAAEKGDVGALESFLAAGTAIDVADAEGVTALSSAIAAKQGAAADFLIGKGCRLTAAPAAEASTLLLAASAGDAALVTKLLPAHRPEQVVEALLAATRQGHFDAVTTLLRDAKSQLRPHTAPTLLLAAENGHIDCMDALLQAGADADMHDSTTGMTPLHLAAKNGHLEAVRLLLRNGADLFALTQEGKTVWETGAEALPADIAALLAEADQALAAAPPPPRITDAQILGTLILTDTHLTELPFRFTDMDGRAAVLQMNEGGPALHVRPGEQIGTTPWQLVELRTASPALPAALQPALFISDSRDGRRHLLIRGRAAYGTPLAATVQVTGTETSYEARPGDVFSLQGEKVTVQSVTRDHLVLVDIYGATKEIAW
- a CDS encoding pyruvate carboxylase; translation: MPKTPADTAFRISGPAIRPIRKLMVANRSEIAIRVMRAATELGIRTVGIYAQEDRFCPHRFKADEAYELNKDKGALGAYLDYEGIVALAKEKGVDAIHPGYGFLSENPDFSKACEKAGIIFIGPDPKILTMMGDKTAARNVARKLNVPILEGTDEPVSDRKVAIAVAKKIGFPLIIKAAFGGGGRGMRIVRDAKDLEKLLDEAQTEAERAFGNGAVFLEKFVGKAKHIEVQILADKHGTVLHLHERDCSVQRRHQKVIEQAPSYGVKQEIIDRLCDAAVNLAREVNYTHAGTVEFLVDHETGEWFFIEMNPRIQVEHTVTEEITSIDIVRSQILIAQGHKMHDEPLALPVQDKIEKSGFAVQCRITTEDPENGFTPDFGKILTYRSAGGFGIRLDGALGATNAVITPYYDSMLVKMTVFARTYEQALDRMDRGLREFRIRGVKTNIPFIMNVVHHPEFRAGQATTRFIDNNPELLKFVARKDRATKLLNYLADVIVNGNPFSKGHKLDAVSIAPPIPKSDHRVAPAKGTKDLLTEMGPEKFCKDWVAKQKRLLITDTTMRDAHQSLLATRMRSFDMLAVADAVARRTPNLFSLEMWGGATFDVSMRFLREDPWERLRQIRAKVPNILLQMLFRGSNAVGYTNYPDNVVKGFIKHAAENGMDIFRIFDSLNYLPNLTAAMQAVREDTTSICEGTLCYTGDILDPKRDKYDIQYYVRLAKELEKMGAHMLCIKDMAGLVRPFAAKKLVKALKDEVGLPIHFHTHDTSGLNASSLLEASIANVDVVDAAISSLSGGTSQPNLNSLVAAMQHTPRDTGLDSEALQEFSDYWAAVRAFYKPFDTAEPYGTAEVYLHEMPGGQYTNLKEQAHGMGLGPRWPEIAHAYAEVNQLCGDIVKVTPSSKVVGDLAIECVARGVKPTDIFNLTGTKWSKDVTSMFEGWLGEPFYGMEANKAADSRKKWNKLADAIVGKGGKRIKGRPGTHAAKINLADVRAELEQKLKKKPTEDDVWSYLMYPDVFLKFADFRKAHGDVSVLPTPAYYYGLRDKEEIHISLEEGKTLFVRLLNMTEPDAAGQQTAIFELNGYPRHTTVTNKALAKNAVTKTKADPADPTQVGAPMPGMVASIAVSVGQKVKEGETLLTLEAMKMFAAVASPGVGTVSEICIKIGESVESKDLLVRLVK
- a CDS encoding arylsulfatase; its protein translation is MRFTVLALALCSVIHASSAAEQRPNLIYILADDMGFSDIGCYGGEIDTPNLDALAKGGLRFTQFYNTARCCPTRASLLTGLYPHQAGIGHMMEDRQMEGYRGNLSRKCVTIAEALKPAGYKSYAVGKWHVTNVTKPQNEAEKHNWPLQRGFDRFYGTIHGAGSFFDPNTLTRDNSFISPFTDAEYPASDYYYTDAISDHASRFIREHDRAKPFFLYIAYTAAHWPMHAKEKDIAKYKGRYAAGYEAVRKARYENMLQEGVIHASSTTNWPLPAQMGEKEFWEWDQRNMEVFAAMVDSMDQGIGRIVQALKDAGQYDNTLICFLQDNGGCAENMGRVGKGPQRADAATLPPLSKEYLQPDMIPKQTRDGYPMRQGKGVMAGAGDTYIGYGEAWATVSNTPFRKHKHWVHEGGISTPLIAHWPAGIQRHGELENTPGHLIDLMATAVDLSKTTYPANVKPMEGRSLAPLFSSGKIEREAIYWEHEGNRAVRQGDWKLVAEHAKPWELYNIAKDRSEQHDLSAAEPERVKQMIAMYDTYAKRANVEPWESVIPKQQPKAGKGKKGKGKK
- the queD gene encoding 6-carboxytetrahydropterin synthase QueD, coding for MRARIIKDFRFEAAQTLPNLPCEHKCTKMHGHSFKVEIAIEGEVNPAIGWVYDHAEISRAMKPLLDLLDHSYLNEIEGLENPTIEYMAAWLWKKLAPQLPGLCEIVIYETPSARCVFRGEF